A DNA window from Kitasatospora atroaurantiaca contains the following coding sequences:
- the serC gene encoding phosphoserine transaminase, which translates to MAQIQIPADIKPADGRFGCGPSKVRPEALSALAATGTSLLGTSHRQAPVKNVVKRVREGVSSLFSLPEGYQVVLGNGGSTAFWDIAAFGLVREKSQHLNFGEFSSKFASSVKAAPWLGEPSVIKTEPGTHPLPVAEAGVDVYALTHNETSTGVAMPIRRPEGADSGSLVLVDATSGAGGLPVDITETDVYYFAPQKSFASEGGLWLATFSPAALERAAEIAASGRYIPPFFDLPTAIDNSSKDQTYNTPSISTLFLLAEQLEWLNGNGGLDWAVARTADSSSRLYGWAEKSSYAQPFVAKAAERSQVVGTIDFDDSIDAAAIAKALRANGIVDTEPYRKLGRNQLRIAMFPAIDPADVEALTACIDYVVEQL; encoded by the coding sequence GTGGCTCAGATCCAGATTCCCGCTGACATCAAGCCCGCCGACGGTCGTTTCGGCTGCGGCCCTTCCAAGGTGCGCCCCGAGGCCCTGAGTGCCCTCGCTGCCACCGGTACCTCCCTGCTGGGTACTTCGCACCGCCAGGCCCCGGTCAAGAACGTGGTCAAGCGTGTCCGCGAGGGCGTGAGCAGCCTGTTCTCCCTCCCCGAGGGTTACCAGGTTGTGCTCGGCAACGGCGGTTCCACCGCGTTCTGGGACATCGCCGCCTTCGGGCTGGTGCGCGAGAAGTCCCAGCACCTGAACTTCGGTGAGTTCTCCTCCAAGTTCGCCTCCTCCGTGAAGGCCGCCCCCTGGCTGGGCGAGCCGTCGGTGATCAAGACCGAGCCGGGTACCCACCCGCTCCCGGTCGCCGAGGCGGGCGTGGACGTCTACGCGCTCACCCACAACGAGACCTCGACCGGTGTCGCGATGCCGATCCGCCGCCCCGAGGGCGCGGACTCCGGCTCGCTGGTCCTGGTGGACGCCACCTCGGGCGCCGGCGGCCTGCCGGTCGACATCACCGAGACGGACGTCTACTACTTCGCGCCGCAGAAGTCCTTCGCCTCGGAGGGCGGGCTCTGGCTCGCGACCTTCTCCCCGGCCGCCCTGGAGCGCGCCGCCGAGATCGCCGCCTCCGGCCGGTACATCCCGCCGTTCTTCGACCTGCCGACGGCGATCGACAACTCGTCGAAGGACCAGACCTACAACACCCCGTCGATCTCGACGCTCTTCCTGCTCGCCGAGCAGCTGGAGTGGCTGAACGGCAACGGCGGGCTCGACTGGGCGGTCGCCCGTACGGCCGACTCCTCGTCGCGCCTGTACGGCTGGGCCGAGAAGTCCTCCTACGCGCAGCCGTTCGTCGCCAAGGCGGCCGAGCGCTCCCAGGTGGTCGGCACGATCGACTTCGACGACTCGATCGACGCCGCCGCGATCGCCAAGGCACTGCGTGCCAACGGCATCGTGGACACCGAGCCCTACCGCAAGCTGGGCCGCAACCAGCTGCGCATCGCGATGTTCCCGGCGATCGACCCGGCGGACGTCGAGGCACTCACCGCCTGCATCGACTACGTGGTCGAGCAGCTCTGA
- a CDS encoding citrate synthase 2, with amino-acid sequence MSDFVPGLEGIIAFESEIAEPDREGGALRYRGVDIDDLVGHVSFGHVWGLLVDGKFNPGLPAAEPFPIPVHSGDIRVDVQSALAMLAPVWGLKPLLDISAEQARDDLARAAVMALSYVAQSARGQGLPMVPQSEIDKAETVVERFMIRWRGEPDPKHVKAIDAYWTSAAEHGMNASTFTARVIASTGADVAAALSGAVGAMSGPLHGGAPSRVLGMIEEIERTGDAKAWVKQALDKGERLMGFGHRVYRAEDPRARVLRRTAKELGAPRFEIAEALEKAALEELHNRRPDRVLATNVEFWAAIMLDFAEVPAHMFTSMFTCARTAGWSAHILEQKRTGRLVRPAARYIGPGPRSPREVEGYESIAH; translated from the coding sequence ATGTCCGACTTCGTACCCGGGCTCGAGGGAATCATCGCTTTCGAGAGCGAGATCGCCGAACCTGACCGTGAAGGCGGCGCACTGCGCTACCGAGGCGTGGACATCGACGACCTGGTCGGCCATGTCTCCTTCGGGCACGTGTGGGGCCTGCTGGTCGACGGCAAGTTCAACCCCGGCCTGCCCGCCGCCGAGCCCTTCCCGATCCCGGTCCACTCCGGCGACATCCGCGTCGACGTGCAGTCCGCGCTCGCCATGCTCGCCCCGGTCTGGGGTCTCAAGCCGCTGCTCGACATCTCCGCCGAGCAGGCCCGCGACGACCTCGCCCGCGCCGCCGTGATGGCCCTCTCGTACGTGGCGCAGAGCGCGCGCGGCCAGGGTCTGCCGATGGTGCCGCAGAGCGAGATCGACAAGGCCGAGACGGTCGTCGAGCGCTTCATGATCCGCTGGCGCGGCGAGCCGGACCCGAAGCACGTCAAGGCGATCGACGCCTACTGGACGTCCGCCGCCGAGCACGGCATGAACGCCTCCACGTTCACCGCCAGAGTGATCGCCTCCACCGGCGCCGACGTGGCCGCCGCCCTCTCCGGCGCCGTCGGCGCGATGTCGGGCCCGCTGCACGGCGGCGCCCCGTCCCGCGTGCTCGGCATGATCGAGGAGATCGAGCGCACCGGTGACGCCAAGGCCTGGGTCAAGCAGGCCCTCGACAAGGGCGAGCGCCTGATGGGCTTCGGCCACCGCGTCTACCGCGCCGAGGACCCGCGCGCCCGCGTGCTGCGCCGCACCGCCAAGGAGCTCGGCGCGCCGCGCTTCGAGATCGCCGAGGCGCTGGAGAAGGCCGCGCTGGAGGAGCTGCACAACCGTCGCCCCGACCGCGTGCTGGCCACCAACGTCGAGTTCTGGGCCGCGATCATGCTGGACTTCGCCGAGGTCCCGGCGCACATGTTCACCTCGATGTTCACCTGTGCCCGCACGGCCGGCTGGTCGGCGCACATCCTGGAGCAGAAGCGCACCGGCCGCCTGGTCCGCCCCGCCGCGCGTTACATCGGCCCCGGCCCGCGCAGCCCGCGCGAGGTCGAGGGCTACGAGTCGATCGCGCACTGA
- the pdxH gene encoding pyridoxamine 5'-phosphate oxidase: protein MPTAERHPTPLTTPAEERPGPDLTVMRKHYQHEGLAEEQLAADPVTQFTEWFHQADEAGVIEPNAMVLSTADAAGRPSSRTVLLKGFDRRGFVFFTNYGSRKGAELSVNPQAALLFPWIAIARQVLVTGRVEKVGRDETAAYFRTRPHGSQLGAWASEQSSPVAGREVLEQRYAELSRRYPEGEGVPVPPFWGGYRVVPEEVEFWQGRENRLHDRLRYIAEGGGWRVERLCP from the coding sequence GTGCCTACCGCGGAACGCCACCCGACACCCCTGACCACGCCCGCCGAGGAGCGGCCCGGTCCGGACCTGACCGTGATGCGCAAGCATTACCAGCACGAGGGCCTGGCCGAGGAGCAGCTCGCCGCCGACCCGGTCACCCAGTTCACCGAGTGGTTCCATCAGGCGGACGAGGCCGGGGTGATCGAGCCCAACGCGATGGTGCTCTCCACCGCCGACGCGGCCGGCCGGCCCAGTTCTCGTACCGTGCTGCTCAAGGGTTTCGACCGGCGCGGCTTCGTCTTCTTCACCAACTACGGCTCCCGCAAGGGCGCCGAACTGTCCGTCAACCCGCAGGCGGCGCTGCTCTTCCCGTGGATCGCGATCGCCCGCCAGGTGCTGGTCACCGGCCGGGTCGAGAAGGTCGGCCGGGACGAGACGGCGGCGTACTTCCGGACCAGGCCGCACGGCTCGCAGCTGGGCGCGTGGGCGAGCGAGCAGTCCAGCCCGGTGGCCGGGCGCGAGGTGCTGGAGCAGCGGTACGCCGAGCTGAGCCGCCGCTACCCGGAGGGCGAGGGCGTCCCGGTGCCGCCGTTCTGGGGCGGGTACCGGGTGGTCCCGGAGGAGGTGGAGTTCTGGCAGGGCCGGGAGAACCGGCTGCACGACCGGCTGCGGTACATCGCGGAGGGCGGCGGCTGGCGGGTGGAGCGGCTCTGTCCGTAG
- the fxsA gene encoding FxSxx-COOH cyclophane-containing RiPP peptide — MVAALATRPADRESVEEPAPRASLASLADLGSDKLTTQLHRALPGAESGQVAVAAFNSSI; from the coding sequence ATGGTCGCCGCACTCGCCACCCGGCCTGCTGACCGCGAGTCCGTCGAGGAGCCCGCCCCACGGGCCTCGCTCGCCTCCCTCGCCGATCTGGGTTCCGACAAGCTCACCACTCAGCTGCATCGGGCGCTGCCCGGCGCCGAGTCCGGTCAGGTGGCCGTAGCGGCCTTCAACTCCTCGATCTGA
- a CDS encoding FxsB family cyclophane-forming radical SAM/SPASM peptide maturase: MSRPSVPFSQFVLKVHSRCDLACDHCYVYEHADTSWRGKPRAVSERVLTATAERIAEHALAHRLPAVHVVLHGGEPLLAGPALLRRAAEELRRALPSGCALDLRIHTNGVLLGREFCDLFAELGIKVGVSLDGDRAANDRHRRYADGRSSHAKVLAAVELLRRPEYRHLYAGLLCTIDVENDPVAVYDALVELDPPRIDFLLPHATWDEPPKRPSGLGEAPYADWLQAVYDRWTAHGRPVAVRTFDSVHRTLRGQSSLTESLGLDPADLVVIETDGTLEQADSLKTAFDGAPATGFDVFAHTLDEVAGHPGMMERQSGLAGLSAECRACPVVRSCGGGLYAHRYRTGRGFDNPSVFCGDLMKLITTIRDRVAVFPGVPAQAAPVEPLLTEQQVDELARGHGSTETVATLADAQLGLTRRLLAAISPGAPEPWSLLTELDARAPHALDAVLGHPYVRAWAVRCLRSEPGADLGGFAEIAAAAALRAGLDFELAVPVRDGAVHLPTLGRVLVGGGGEAELRGTADGFTVRGVTVGWDSPEGGPWQPVRRVALAGGWTVALEDTDPQRDSHQWPIEDRLPESELLAWSGWLREAWELIGRDLPGYAAGILAGLGTITPLRPGPAGRDVSAAARQAFGAVGIARPATAPALALLIAHEFQHVKLGAVLDFQDLYDPADDRHYYAPWRPDPRPLEGLLQGTYAHLAVTEFWGTRVRAYDGLESEAAGHARVQLATWRAHTAEAVETLAGSGSLTALGQRFAEGMRSGVAPWLAVPVGAAAEDAARRAAAENFAQWQARSTVAR; this comes from the coding sequence ATGTCCCGTCCCTCGGTGCCGTTCTCGCAGTTCGTCCTGAAGGTGCACAGCCGCTGTGATCTGGCCTGCGATCACTGCTATGTGTACGAGCACGCCGACACCAGCTGGCGCGGAAAGCCGCGCGCCGTCTCCGAGCGGGTGCTGACTGCGACGGCCGAGCGGATCGCGGAGCATGCCCTCGCCCACCGGCTGCCGGCCGTCCATGTCGTGCTGCACGGCGGAGAACCCCTGCTGGCCGGCCCCGCGTTGCTGCGGCGGGCCGCGGAGGAGCTCCGCCGTGCGCTGCCGTCCGGGTGCGCCCTGGACCTGCGGATCCACACCAACGGGGTACTGCTCGGCCGGGAGTTCTGCGATCTCTTCGCCGAGCTGGGCATCAAGGTCGGCGTGTCGCTCGACGGCGACCGGGCGGCCAACGACCGGCACCGCCGGTACGCCGATGGTCGTAGCAGCCACGCGAAAGTGCTGGCCGCCGTCGAGCTGCTCAGGCGGCCCGAGTACCGGCACCTCTACGCAGGCCTGCTCTGCACCATCGACGTGGAGAACGACCCGGTCGCCGTCTACGACGCACTGGTCGAGCTCGACCCGCCCAGGATCGACTTCCTGCTCCCGCACGCCACCTGGGACGAGCCGCCGAAACGTCCCTCCGGCCTCGGAGAGGCGCCCTACGCCGACTGGCTGCAGGCCGTCTACGACCGCTGGACGGCCCACGGCAGGCCGGTCGCGGTCCGTACCTTCGACTCGGTCCACCGGACCCTGCGCGGGCAGTCGAGCCTGACCGAGTCGCTCGGGCTCGACCCGGCCGATCTGGTCGTGATCGAGACGGACGGCACCCTGGAGCAGGCCGACAGTCTGAAGACCGCCTTCGACGGTGCGCCCGCGACGGGTTTCGACGTCTTCGCGCATACCCTGGACGAGGTGGCGGGTCATCCGGGCATGATGGAGCGTCAGTCCGGCCTGGCCGGGCTGAGCGCCGAGTGCCGGGCCTGCCCGGTCGTCCGCTCCTGCGGAGGTGGTCTGTATGCGCACCGCTACCGCACCGGCCGCGGGTTCGACAATCCCTCCGTCTTCTGCGGGGACCTCATGAAGTTGATCACGACCATCCGGGATCGTGTGGCTGTTTTTCCTGGCGTTCCGGCCCAGGCCGCGCCCGTCGAACCGTTGCTCACCGAGCAGCAGGTGGACGAGCTGGCCAGGGGTCACGGCAGCACCGAGACCGTGGCGACCCTGGCCGACGCCCAACTCGGCCTCACCCGCCGCCTGCTGGCGGCGATCTCGCCCGGCGCCCCCGAGCCGTGGTCGCTGCTGACCGAGTTGGACGCCCGGGCCCCGCACGCCCTCGACGCCGTGCTCGGGCACCCGTACGTGCGCGCCTGGGCCGTGCGCTGCCTGCGGAGCGAGCCGGGCGCCGACCTCGGCGGCTTCGCGGAGATCGCGGCCGCCGCAGCGCTGCGGGCCGGCCTGGACTTCGAGCTGGCCGTACCGGTCAGGGACGGTGCGGTGCACCTGCCGACGCTCGGCCGGGTCCTGGTCGGCGGCGGGGGTGAGGCCGAACTGCGCGGTACAGCCGACGGGTTCACGGTGCGAGGCGTCACGGTCGGCTGGGACTCGCCGGAGGGCGGTCCGTGGCAGCCCGTCCGCCGGGTCGCCCTGGCCGGCGGCTGGACGGTCGCACTGGAGGACACCGACCCTCAGCGCGACAGCCACCAGTGGCCGATCGAGGACCGCCTGCCGGAGAGTGAACTGCTCGCCTGGAGCGGCTGGTTGCGGGAGGCCTGGGAGCTGATCGGCCGGGACCTGCCCGGCTACGCCGCCGGGATCCTGGCGGGCCTCGGCACCATCACGCCGCTGCGGCCGGGCCCGGCCGGGCGGGACGTCAGCGCAGCGGCCCGGCAGGCCTTCGGTGCCGTCGGCATCGCCAGGCCGGCCACCGCGCCCGCCCTGGCGCTGCTGATCGCGCACGAGTTCCAGCACGTCAAACTGGGCGCGGTACTGGACTTCCAGGACCTGTACGACCCGGCGGACGACCGCCACTACTACGCACCCTGGCGCCCCGACCCGCGCCCGCTGGAGGGGCTGCTGCAGGGCACGTACGCGCACCTCGCCGTCACCGAGTTCTGGGGCACCCGGGTGCGGGCGTACGACGGCCTGGAGAGCGAGGCGGCGGGCCATGCCCGGGTGCAGCTGGCGACCTGGCGGGCCCATACCGCCGAGGCCGTCGAGACGCTGGCCGGTTCGGGCTCGCTGACCGCCCTCGGGCAGCGCTTCGCCGAGGGGATGCGGTCCGGCGTGGCACCCTGGCTGGCGGTACCGGTGGGGGCGGCGGCCGAGGACGCCGCCCGCCGCGCGGCGGCCGAGAACTTCGCCCAGTGGCAGGCCCGGAGCACCGTAGCCCGCTAG